One part of the Phacochoerus africanus isolate WHEZ1 chromosome 7, ROS_Pafr_v1, whole genome shotgun sequence genome encodes these proteins:
- the FIGNL2 gene encoding fidgetin-like protein 2, protein MHWTPEHAQPLNQWPEQHLDVSSTTPSPAHKLELPPGGRQRCHYAWAHDDISALTASNLLKRYAEKYSGVLDSPYERPTLGGYGDAAFLNGAKGDPEPWPGPETPYPLASLHEGLPGTKSGSGGGSGGLGGSPVLAGNLPEPLYASNTCGGPSSAPEYAAGYGGGYLAPGYCAQTGAALPPPPPAALLQPPPPPGYGPSGPLYNYPAGGYAAQPGYGALPPPPAPPPAPYLTSGLAAPTPLPASAPPRPAPASYGFQAAAEAGVSLKRKAADEGAEGRYRKYAYEPAKAPAADGASYPAADNGECRGNGFRAKPPGTAEEASGKYGGGVPLKVLGSPVYGPQLEPFEKFPERAPAPAPRGGFAVPSGEPPKGVDPGTLELVTSKMVDCGPPVQWADVAGQGALKAALEEELVWPLLRPPAYPGSPRPPRTVLLFGPRGAGKALLGRCLATQLGATLLRLRGATLAAPGAAEGARLLQAAFAAARCRPPAVLLISELDALLPARDDGAAAAGALQAPLLACLDSGCGAGSDGVLVVGTTSRPAALDEATRRRFALRFYVTLPDGPARGQILQRVLAQQGCALSERELAALVQGTQGFSGGELGQLCQQAAAGAGLPGLQRPLSYKDLEAALAKVGPRASPKDLDSFVEWDKMYGFGH, encoded by the coding sequence ATGCACTGGACACCGGAGCACGCCCAGCCCCTCAACCAGTGGCCAGAGCAGCACCTGGACGTCTCCTCCACCACCCCGTCGCCGGCCCACAAGTTGGAGTTGCCCCCTGGGGGTCGCCAGCGCTGCCACTATGCCTGGGCACACGACGACATCTCTGCCCTCACCGCCTCCAACCTCCTCAAGCGCTACGCAGAGAAGTACTCAGGGGTCCTGGACTCGCCCTACGAGCGCCCCACCCTGGGCGGCTACGGCGACGCCGCCTTCCTCAACGGCGCCAAGGGGGACCCCGAGCCCTGGCCGGGGCCGGAGACCCCCTACCCCTTGGCCTCGCTTCACGAGGGCCTCCCGGGAACCAAGTCGGGCAGTGGGGGCGGCTCCGGGGGCCTCGGGGGTTCGCCAGTTTTAGCAGGGAACCTGCCTGAACCCCTCTACGCCAGCAACACATGTGGGGGCCCGTCGTCGGCGCCCGAGTACGCGGCGGGCTACGGCGGGGGGTACCTGGCGCCCGGCTACTGCGCGCAGACGGGCGCCGCgctgcccccgccgcccccagccGCGCTCttgcagcccccgcccccgccaggctATGGCCCCTCGGGGCCTCTGTACAACTACCCCGCAGGGGGCTACGCCGCGCAACCGGGCTACGGGGCcctcccgccgccgccggccccgcccccggccccctaCCTGACCTCCGGCCTGGCGGCGCCCACGCCCCTCCCCGCGtccgccccgccccggccggcGCCCGCCTCCTACGGCTTCCAGGCGGCCGCGGAGGCCGGGGTGTCGCTGAAGCGCAAGGCCGCCGACGAGGGCGCCGAGGGCCGCTACCGCAAGTACGCCTACGAGCCCGCCAAGGCTCCGGCGGCCGACGGCGCTTCCTACCCAGCCGCGGACAACGGCGAGTGTCGGGGCAACGGGTTCCGGGCGAAACCGCCGGGAACCGCGGAGGAGGCGTCGGGCAAGTACGGCGGCGGCGTCCCCCTCAAGGTACTGGGCTCCCCTGTCTACGGCCCGCAACTCGAGCCCTTTGAGAAATTCCCGGAACGGGCCCCGGCGCCGGCTCCCCGCGGCGGCTTCGCAGTGCCGTCGGGGGAGCCTCCCAAAGGTGTGGACCCGGGGACCCTGGAACTGGTGACCAGCAAAATGGTGGACTGCGGGCCGCCCGTGCAGTGGGCGGACGTGGCGGGCCAGGGCGCGCTCAAGGCGGcgctggaggaggagctggtgtGGCCTCTGCTGAGGCCGCCCGCCTACCCGGGCAGCCCGCGCCCGCCGCGGACCGTGCTCCTCTTCGGGCCGCGGGGCGCCGGCAAAGCGCTGCTGGGCCGCTGCCTGGCCACGCAGCTGGGCGCCACGCTGCTGCGCTTGCGCGGAGCGACGTTGGCTGCGCCGGGCGCCGCCGAGGGCGCGCGCCTTCTCCAGGCTGCCTTCGCGGCTGCGCGCTGCCGCCCGCCCGCGGTGCTGCTCATCAGCGAGCTGGACGCGCTGCTACCCGCCCGGGACGACGGCGCGGCCGCCGCGGGCGCGCTGCAGGCGCCACTCCTGGCCTGCCTGGATAGCGGCTGCGGCGCAGGGTCCGACGGCGTGCTGGTCGTGGGCACCACCTCGCGTCCCGCGGCCCTGGACGAGGCGACCCGCCGGCGCTTCGCTCTCCGCTTCTACGTGACGCTGCCCGACGGCCCGGCCCGCGGGCAGATACTGCAGCGGGTGCTGGCCCAGCAGGGCTGCGCGCTGAGCGAGCGGGAGCTGGCGGCCCTCGTGCAGGGCACCCAGGGCTTCTCTGGGGGCGAGCTGGGGCAGCTGTGCCAGCAGGCGGCGGCCGGGGCGGGCCTCCCGGGGCTGCAGCGCCCCCTCTCTTACAAGGACTTGGAGGCGGCGCTGGCCAAGGTGGGCCCTAGGGCTTCGCCCAAGGACCTGGACTCCTTCGTGGAGTGGGACAAAATGTACGGCTTCGGACACTAA